In a genomic window of Aricia agestis chromosome 2, ilAriAges1.1, whole genome shotgun sequence:
- the LOC121735313 gene encoding uncharacterized protein LOC121735313, which yields MYCLWIVLLILPCSSVTSKPVDYETNAQVQQIPTVNSDSKFLADAQNIPKQSTSDGEIISVRITSSIAVDRGKIKHFEDANRYDSSSHKQNGYEVYNPSTVDVGETTVATEFADFTTVPTTGAEVNEHTDAPPGFEGANMEYIKQLQAKKGQRGVNKFEGNHYRPENEENDNVANESEIKPSIDLNRSDEENDDVPLARSVPLSYSSRRYLQDSTQRSQGAYKLTTVNFNVVHDVNDANPSEPTGYVSDNRASNLQTFYSEPAKVYSKPAQVYSEPAKFYSEPSKIYSEPAKIYSEPAKIYSEPAKIYSEPAKFYSEPASLHLESRQRSPAWKPSSGFHRATTPGTLSSTVEAQKVPEHQPEKNYEVDEKVSVMTDGRSHGVQQNPDNCKQENCKVGYVVEGRQFRKYRVEERTPDGFIVGEYGVVRNEDGALRGVRYTADSEASPSLIHDALMKFLQLK from the coding sequence atcTTGCCATGTTCGTCGGTGACCTCGAAACCAGTAGACTACGAAACGAATGCTCAAGTACAACAGATTCCTACTGTAAATAGTGATAGTAAATTCCTAGCCGATGCTCAAAATATACCAAAGCAGTCTACTAGTGATGGGGAGATCATATCCGTTAGAATCACATCCTCGATCGCCGTCGATAGAGGAAAGATTAAACACTTCGAGGACGCCAATAGATACGACTCCTCGAGTCACAAGCAGAATGGCTACGAGGTCTACAATCCATCTACCGTGGACGTAGGAGAGACTACTGTCGCCACAGAGTTTGCCGATTTCACGACCGTACCGACGACGGGGGCAGAAGTAAACGAACATACAGATGCTCCACCGGGCTTCGAAGGTGCGAATATGGAGTACATCAAACAGTTGCAAGCTAAGAAGGGCCAGCGAGGTGTAAACAAGTTTGAAGGAAATCATTACCGACCCGAAAACGAGGAAAACGACAACGTAGCAAACGAATCCGAAATTAAGCCCTCGATAGATTTAAATAGAAGTGACGAGGAGAACGACGATGTGCCATTAGCGAGATCAGTCCCACTTTCCTACTCATCAAGACGATACTTGCAGGACTCCACGCAGAGGTCGCAGGGAGCTTACAAGTTGACTACGGTCAATTTCAACGTCGTTCACGACGTCAACGATGCTAATCCGAGCGAACCGACCGGCTACGTGAGCGACAATCGCGCCTCCAACTTGCAAACGTTTTACAGTGAGCCGGCGAAAGTGTACAGCAAACCGGCCCAAGTGTACAGTGAACCGGCCAAGTTTTACAGTGAACCCTCGAAAATATACAGTGAGCCCGCCAAAATTTACAGTGAACCCGCCAAAATCTACAGCGAGCCTGCGAAAATTTACAGCGAGCCGGCCAAGTTCTACAGCGAGCCGGCTTCCCTCCATCTGGAGTCGAGGCAGCGGAGCCCGGCGTGGAAGCCCTCGAGCGGCTTTCACCGGGCCACGACGCCGGGGACCCTCTCAAGTACAGTGGAGGCCCAGAAGGTTCCGGAACATCAGCCGGAGAAGAACTACGAGGTGGACGAGAAGGTGAGCGTGATGACCGACGGCCGCAGCCACGGCGTGCAGCAGAACCCCGACAACTGCAAGCAGGAGAACTGCAAGGTCGGCTACGTCGTCGAGGGCCGGCAGTTCAGGAAATACAGGGTAGAGGAGAGGACCCCCGATGGGTTCATCGTGGGGGAGTATGGGGTAGTGAGGAACGAGGATGGGGCGTTGAGGGGAGTGAGGTACACCGCCGATTCGGAAGCCAGCCCCAGCCTCATACACGACGCTCTCATGAAGTTCTTGCAGCTCAAATGA
- the LOC121735291 gene encoding uridine phosphorylase 1 isoform X1: protein MPQNGVAVLNGDSGSGYKNGTTNSHHPHRKLFDDDDVVPAQRDVEEDAADVRYPDGSVRLRNPNIELMDQDILYHLALGSGSHDLVEMFGDVKFVCMGGTPKRMEQFAYTIMAEIGHKLPCGTTLQDISQFSYRYSMYKVGPVLSISHGMGIPSVGILLHEVIKLMYHARVRDPVFFRIGTCGGIGLEGGTVVISDEAVDGALRNVLELTVLGKNIQRPAKLDRRLARELRGLADPEDPYDTVTGRTMCTYDFYEGQGRLDGAFCDFTEADKMSYLEGLHRAGVVNIEMESLAFAALTHHAGIAAAVVCVTLLDRLKGDQVLAPKEVLDEWQQRPTKLVCRYIKRYLQMKGRLSLEGHGSIAVKSPRRFKLVQQESETYD from the exons ATGCCACAGAACGGGGTTGCCGTACTAAACGGGGATTCGGGGAGCGGTTATAAGAACGGCACCACCAACAGCCACCACCCCCACAGGAAGCTgttcgatgatgatgatgtggtGCCGGCGCAACGAGACGTGGAGGAAGACGCTGCTGACGTTAg GTACCCAGATGGTTCGGTGCGGCTGCGGAACCCGAACATCGAGCTCATGGACCAGGACATCCTGTACCACCTGGCCCTCGGCTCCGGCTCGCACGACCTCGTCGAGATGTTCGGTGACGTGAAG TTCGTGTGCATGGGCGGTACGCCGAAGCGCATGGAGCAGTTCGCGTACACCATCATGGCGGAGATCGGCCACAAGCTGCCGTGCGGCACCACGCTGCAGGACATCAGCCAGTTCTCTTACCGGTACTCCATGTACAAAGTCGGCCCCGTGCTGTCCATCAGT CACGGCATGGGTATCCCCTCGGTGGGTATACTCCTCCACGAAGTCATCAAGCTGATGTACCACGCTCGTGTGCGGGACCCGGTGTTCTTCAGGATCGGAACCTGTGGCGGCATCGGCCTGGAGGGGGGCACCGTCGTCATATCAGATGAAGCTGTCGATGGCGCTCTCAGGAATGTTCTGGAGCTG ACGGTGCTGGGGAAGAACATCCAGAGGCCAGCCAAGTTGGACCGACGATTGGCGCGCGAGCTACGCGGCTTGGCCGACCCTGAAGATCCCTACGACACGGTCACCGGCCGCACCATGTGCACATACGACTTTTACGAAG GGCAGGGTCGTCTGGACGGCGCGTTCTGCGACTTTACGGAGGCGGACAAGATGTCGTACCTGGAGGGTCTGCATCGCGCCGGCGTCGTCAACATCGAGATGGAGTCGCTGGCGTTCGCCGCGCTCACCCACCACGCCGGCATCGCCGCCGCCGTCGTGTGCGTCACGCTGCTCGACCGCCTCAAGGGCGACCAG GTGTTAGCGCCCAAGGAGGTGCTGGACGAGTGGCAGCAGCGACCCACCAAGCTCGTGTGCCGCTACATCAAAAG GTATCTTCAAATGAAGGGGCGGCTGTCCCTGGAGGGCCACGGCTCCATCGCCGTGAAGAGCCCGCGCCGGTTCAAGCTGGTGCAGCAGGAGTCGGAGACGTACGACTAA
- the LOC121735291 gene encoding uridine phosphorylase 1 isoform X2, protein MSFDKDELRDEYPDGSVRLRNPNIELMDQDILYHLALGSGSHDLVEMFGDVKFVCMGGTPKRMEQFAYTIMAEIGHKLPCGTTLQDISQFSYRYSMYKVGPVLSISHGMGIPSVGILLHEVIKLMYHARVRDPVFFRIGTCGGIGLEGGTVVISDEAVDGALRNVLELTVLGKNIQRPAKLDRRLARELRGLADPEDPYDTVTGRTMCTYDFYEGQGRLDGAFCDFTEADKMSYLEGLHRAGVVNIEMESLAFAALTHHAGIAAAVVCVTLLDRLKGDQVLAPKEVLDEWQQRPTKLVCRYIKRYLQMKGRLSLEGHGSIAVKSPRRFKLVQQESETYD, encoded by the exons GTACCCAGATGGTTCGGTGCGGCTGCGGAACCCGAACATCGAGCTCATGGACCAGGACATCCTGTACCACCTGGCCCTCGGCTCCGGCTCGCACGACCTCGTCGAGATGTTCGGTGACGTGAAG TTCGTGTGCATGGGCGGTACGCCGAAGCGCATGGAGCAGTTCGCGTACACCATCATGGCGGAGATCGGCCACAAGCTGCCGTGCGGCACCACGCTGCAGGACATCAGCCAGTTCTCTTACCGGTACTCCATGTACAAAGTCGGCCCCGTGCTGTCCATCAGT CACGGCATGGGTATCCCCTCGGTGGGTATACTCCTCCACGAAGTCATCAAGCTGATGTACCACGCTCGTGTGCGGGACCCGGTGTTCTTCAGGATCGGAACCTGTGGCGGCATCGGCCTGGAGGGGGGCACCGTCGTCATATCAGATGAAGCTGTCGATGGCGCTCTCAGGAATGTTCTGGAGCTG ACGGTGCTGGGGAAGAACATCCAGAGGCCAGCCAAGTTGGACCGACGATTGGCGCGCGAGCTACGCGGCTTGGCCGACCCTGAAGATCCCTACGACACGGTCACCGGCCGCACCATGTGCACATACGACTTTTACGAAG GGCAGGGTCGTCTGGACGGCGCGTTCTGCGACTTTACGGAGGCGGACAAGATGTCGTACCTGGAGGGTCTGCATCGCGCCGGCGTCGTCAACATCGAGATGGAGTCGCTGGCGTTCGCCGCGCTCACCCACCACGCCGGCATCGCCGCCGCCGTCGTGTGCGTCACGCTGCTCGACCGCCTCAAGGGCGACCAG GTGTTAGCGCCCAAGGAGGTGCTGGACGAGTGGCAGCAGCGACCCACCAAGCTCGTGTGCCGCTACATCAAAAG GTATCTTCAAATGAAGGGGCGGCTGTCCCTGGAGGGCCACGGCTCCATCGCCGTGAAGAGCCCGCGCCGGTTCAAGCTGGTGCAGCAGGAGTCGGAGACGTACGACTAA